From a region of the Bombus terrestris chromosome 8, iyBomTerr1.2, whole genome shotgun sequence genome:
- the LOC100646688 gene encoding protein ATP6V1FNB, whose protein sequence is MSTRGGICDARCQAFHTAMIQKEKNTRIRWFLKNQHKLLDHLRKTEEIKLPSKHEPEKQPVVDIIHLKPLPNWRSFEPDGSINMNITKPIDPQVRTILYEDAPSFVNAENYISERVKDIPENRYYYPDCTSWIYGWRLTDYLPIPRSKVGQTNVMFREFYHSKISSLHRDPEWYRSSRRITFICDDKMN, encoded by the exons atgtcaACCAGAGGAGGAATCTGTGATGCTCGTTGCCAAGCATTTCACACTGCAAtgatacaaaaagaaaaaaacacacGTATTAGATGGTTTTTGAAGAATCAACACAAATTATTAGATCATTTGAGAAAAACGGAGGAAATTAAACTTCCGTCGAAACATGAACCAGAAAAACAGCCAGTCGtggatatt atACATTTAAAACCCTTACCAAATTGGAGATCTTTCGAACCTGATGGTTCTATCAATATGAACATAACGAAACCCATTGATCCGCAAGTAAGAACTATTCTGTATGAAGATGCCCCGAGTTTTGTTAACgctgaaaattatatttctgaaAG AGTAAAAGACATTCCTGAAAATCGCTATTACTATCCGGATTGCACAAGTTGGATATACGGATGGCGCTTAACAGATTATCTACCTATTCCACGAAGTAAAGTTGGACAAACAAATGTTATGTTTCGTGAATTTTATCATTCAAAAATATCGAGCCTTCACAGGGATCCAGAATGGTATCGCTCTTCGAGAAGAATAACATTTATATGTGATGATAAAATGAATTAG